The Hornefia porci genome contains the following window.
CTCCATTTCGGCCTGATGAACGGAATTGTCGTGGACATTCAGGAAGCCCTGGCCGAAAGAACCGAGGAACTGGAAGACGTTACGATTATACAGACTATGTGGTCCTACGGGGAAAAACCTCCTGTATTGAAAAATGACCCCCATGCGGAGCACTTCCACTGCGCCAGCACTCACCTGACCAAGCAGGAGCGCGCAGCGAACAAAGACGGAAACTTCTGGTTCCTGCCGGTTCAGTTCAGAGAGAACCCGAAACTGCACAGAGAGTGCAGACCTACTTATGACATTGCATTCCTGCAGGTCGCGCCGATGGATGCTTCAGGAAACTTCAATATCGGACCGCAGGTTGCAGAATACTGGGGTGTTTTCCAGAACTGCGACAAGATCATCGTCGAAGTGAATGAGAATCTGATTGTGACGCACGGCGTAGGGAACTATCTGAATATCAATCAGGTGGATTACATCGTGGAAGGCAGCAATACTCCAATGCCGACTATCGGCTCCAAAGTGCCGACTGATATCGACAGGAGAATGGCGGAAAACATCGTGGAGCATCTGGAGGACGGAGCGACTCTGCAGCTGGGGAACGGAGCGTTCCCGAACTGTGTGGGAAGCCTGATTGTGGACTCGAACCTGAAGGATCTGGGATGTCATACGGAAATGTTCGTAGATGCGTATCTCAAACTCTATGAGGCGGGTAAACTCACCAATATGAAGAAGGGAATCAACCAGGGGAAGATGACATTCACCTTCGCGCAGGGAACTGAGGATCTTTACAAATGGATGGACAACAATCCGATGATGATGTCCGCTCCTGTGGATTATGTCAATAATGTAGATGTCATTGCGTCAAACCACAAAATGACTTCAATCAACAGCTGTCTGCAGATTGATCTGTTCGGGCAGGTGAATTCCGAGTCCTCCGGACTGCAGCACATCGGCGGAACCGGCGGCCAGCTTGACTTTGTGATGGGAGCCTTCCAGTCGGAAGGCGGCAAGAGCTTCCTTTGTACTCCCTCAACACGCACGCTGAAGGACGGGACAGTGGAATCTCTGATCATGCCGACGCTGCCGCAGGGATCCATCGTATCGACACCGAGAAGCGGCGTGCACTATATCGTGACAGAATACGGCGCGGTCAACCTGAAGGGTAAGACTACCTATGAAAGAGCGAAGCTGCTGATTTCCGTCGCTCACCCGGATTTCAGAGCCGAACTGGAGGAAGAGGCGCAGAAGATGGGTATCTGGCCGACGAGCAGCAAGGTGATGAAATAACCCGAATCCCTGAGCGCAGGCATCAGAGAATGAATGCAACAGAACCTGAACAGAGCGGATTCGCAATGAATACAGAAAGCGTTGGTGACAATTATGATTAAAAAAATAGGTGTAGTCGGAGCCGGTATGATGGGCGCGGAAATCGCACTTTGCTTCGCGAGGAGCGGGTACGAGACCATGCTGAACGACATCAGCCTGGAATTCGCGGAACGCGGAAAACAGAAAATTGCGGGCGTGATGGACAAAAACATCAGAAAAGGCAGAGCGACGGAGGAAGATAAACAGGCAGCTCTGGACAGAGTGCATCCTACCGGAGCGCTGGAGGACCTTGCAGACTGCGATCTGATCATTGAAGCGGTACTGGAGGTCTGGGATGTGAAAAAGGACGTCCATCAGACGCTGGATAAGCTGTGCAAGGGCAGCACGATTATCGCGAGCAACACATCGTCCATGTCGATCAGCAAGCTGGCATCCTGCGTCGGACCGGACAGAAAAGGGCAGTTTATCGGAACTCACTTCAATTCGCCGGCGAGTGTGATGAAACTGGTGGAAGTGATCCCCGGACTTCTGACAGAGGATGAAACGGCAGAGGAGGTTACAGAACTGCTGGAAGAGATCGGCAAGGTGCCGGTCCGGGTGAAGGATGTGGTCGGCTTCGGGCTGAACAGGATTTTTCACTGCATGTACGGCGAGGCATGCCGCCTCGTTGAGGAGGGCGTCTGCTCGGTAGAGGACGTGGACAAAATATGCAGGTATGGTCTGGGACATCCTATGGGAATTTTCGCGCTGCTGGATATCACCGGACATGATCTGAACCTTGAGGTGGATGAAATTCTGTTCGAGGCGTACGGCGACCGCTTCCGCCCGAGTCCGCAGCTCCACCGTCTGGTGGATTCCGGAAGGCTCGGACGGAAGACCGGCGCCGGGTTCTATGACTATGAGGAGAAATAACCATGGCAGGAGTCAGACTGACGAAAAAAGACGACGGTATCCTGGTTCTCAGCATAGACAGGCCGGAGGCACTTAATGCGTTGAATCGCGGCATCGTAGATGAGATTGACGAGAAAATCGATGAAATAGAAAAGGATTCGGGCGCGCGCTGCCTGATCCTGCACAGCGATAAAAATTTTGCCGCCGGCGCGGACATTAAAGCGATGGCCGAATGTGACGAGGAAGGCGCAAAAGCGTTCGCATTTTCTCCCACATATAACAGGCTGGCAGCCTTGAGGATACCCACTGTTTCCGCAATCGAGGGCTATGCCCTCGGCGGCGGAATGGAACTCGCCCTTGCGACGGATATACGAATCGCCGGCGAAGGTGCGAAAATGGGTTTTCCGGAAGTGTCTCTGGGAATCTTCCCCGGAGCCGGAGGAACCATTCGCGCCCCGAGGCTGATCGGAGCCGCATTCGCTAAGGAACTTATCTTTTCCGGAGAGGCGGTCACAGCCGAAAGGGCGCTGCAGATGGGACTGGTGAACCGCGTAGTGCCGGATGATCGGGTCTTCGCGGAGGCATACCGCCTTGCGGGTAAAATCGCGAGACGGGGGCCTGTTGCGGTCCGGAGGGCTAAGGAGGTAATCGACCGGGGAACCGCTATGAACGTGGAATCCGGAATCGAGCTTGAGGCGGCGGAATGGGCGAAGCTGTTCAATACCCGTGACCAGAAGGAAGGAATGCAGGCGTTTATCGCAAAAAGAAAACCGGAATTTGAGAACCGTTGAGTATATTGACAGGGAGGAAAAATATGTCTGAGGAAGGTAAGAAAACATCATCCCGGCTGTTGAAGGAAATACAGGATAATACCTATGCCAGAGCCTGGGAAGCAAAAGAAAAAGGCGAACCGGTGGTGTGGGCGACCTCCATCTGTCCTGACGAGCTGCTGAATGCAATGGATCTGGCGACGGTGTATCCGGAGAATCAGGCCGGAGTCATCGGCGCCCGGAAGGAGGCAATGAAATTCATCGATCAGGCGGAGGGCGTCGGATACGGTCCGGACACCTGCTCCTACGCGAGAGTGAACATGGGCTATGTGGATCTGCAGCAGTCGGATTCTCAGGATATTCCGCTTCCCGACCTGATTTTTTCCAGCACAAATATTTGTTACACCGTACAGAAATGGTATGAAAATCTGTCGAAAAAGCTGAATATCCCGATGATTCTCTTCGACATGCCGTTCAACCATGAGTACGAGGTGACCGATGAAGCGACCGCGTACATCCGTGCGCAGCTTGAACATGCGATCACCCAGCTGGAGGAGTTCACCGGACGGAAGATGGATTACGATAAGCTTGCCCACGCGATGGAGATCAACAATGAGACCTGCGAGTGGTGGAAAAAGGCAACGGATATGGGACGTTTCCGCCCGTCGCCGCTGGACGGCTTCAAGATGTTCAACTATATGGCTCTGATGGTGGCGAACCGCAGTTTCGAGGACAGCCGCGACTGCTTCCGTCTCTGGTACGAGGAGCTGGAGCAGAGGAAGGCCGAAGGGAAAGGCCCGTGGAGCAGCGCCGAGGAGCAGTACCGGATCATCTGGGACGGAATCGCCTGCTGGCCGCATCTTTCCACAACCTACAAGCTGCTGAAGAAATACGGCATCAACATGGTGACCTCCACTTATCCCCAGAGCTGGTATAAGGTTTATGAAACTAACGATCTGGACGGCATGGCCAGAAGCTATACCGGAAATTACGCCAACCGCAATCTGGATTTCGGGGAAACGAGTATGGAAGAGCGGATAAAGAATTTCGATATCGACGGCGTTCTGTTCCACACGAATCGCAGCTGTAAGCTGATGGACTTCCGGACCTATGAGGTGCAGCGGCGCATTCTCGCCAAGACAGGATGCCCATCGGTGGTGTTCGACGGCGACCAGACGGATCCCCGGGTCTTTTCCGAGGGCCAGTATGAGACGAGAGTCCAGGCGCTGATGGAGATGATGGACAAGTACAAAGAGCAGAAGAGAAAGGGGGAACTGTAATGAGTTACCGGGATATCATAGCGGAGCTGACCGAGGCGGGGCTCCATCCGGCGCGTACGATTGCTGCGACGCAGAAGGAAACAGGAAAAGAACTCGTCGGATGTGTTCCGTATCACACTCCGGATGAAGTGATTTATGCCGCGGGAGCGGTTCCCGTCGGACTCTGGGGCGGAGCTCCCGAATTCAAGCTGGCGGACCGCTACCTTCAGAGCTTCTGCTGCGGTCTGCTGCGGGCGGTTGTGGAATATTCCCTGAACGGGACGTACGACTGCCTGAAAGCGGTTGTGGTTCCGACCTTCTGCGACTCCATGAAATGTACGCTTGAGAACCTGAAGCTTTCAATGCCGGAAGGTATTCCCGTGTTTGGAATGTCCTACGGACAGCAGCGGAAAATCAAGGCGGGGAGAGATTTCACGATCAGCGAGTACAAAAGAATCCGCCGGGAGATGGAAAAACTTCTGGGCGTTGTCATCACCGATGAGAAGGTGGAAGCGGCGTTCGGGATATATGAGGATTATCGTGCGGCGATGAGGCGGTTTGAGCGGGAGGCGGCACGGCATCCGGAAATCGTGTCTTCCCGTGAGAGAATGATGATCATCAAGGCGGGTCTGTTCATGGACAAGGCTTTGTACACAAAGAAAATCGAGCAGATCTGTCAGGGACTGGAGGAAGAGCCGGAGGGAACCTTCGACGGCAAGAGAGTAGTCATTACCGGGATCATGGCAGAGCCGCCGGAAATCTTGGAAATTTTCGATGAAAGCGGACTGGCTGTTGTTGCGGACGAAATGTCGCTGGGCTCCCGACTCTGGAGAGCACCTGCGAGAAACGATGTGGACGACATTTACGAGCGTATGGCGTACCGCTATGCCGATACGGAGGCAGACACGTTCATGTACGAGCCTGAGAAAAAGCGGGGACAGTATATGCTGAAACTGGCCGAGCAGTACAATGCGGACGCGATCGTGGTGATGATGATGAAGTTCTGTGATCCGGAGCAGTATGATTATCCGATCTACAAGGCAGAGCTGGAGGCCGCCGGGATCCCGTTCCTGTATATGGAGGTGGATCAGCAGACGACGGGATTCGAGCAGCTGCGGACACGGATTCAGAGCTTCTGTGAGATGCTGATGTAGTGGCAGGGCGAGGAGATAACAAATGTTTTTAGGCGTTGATATAGGGTCCTCATCGTCCAAGGTCGCGATTCTGGATGGTGATAAGAATTTGAGGGCGGTTCAGATTATCAATCTCGGAACCGGAACTGACGCGCCGGTGGAAGCCCGGCGCCGCGCTCTGGAGGAGGCCGGGATCACAGAGGCAGAAATCGAAGCCGCGGTTGTTACGGGCTACGGCCGGATCAACTACAAAAAAGCGGACAGGCAGATTACGGAGATCAGCTGCCATGCGAAGGGCGTCACTTATCTTGCACCGAACGCCAGAACGATTGTGGACATCGGAGGACAGGACGCCAAGGTCATCAAGCTGGGTGAAGACGGCAAGGTCCGGAACTTTGTGATGAATGAAAAATGCGCGGCCGGAACCGGACGTTTCCTGGAGGTGATGGCCCGCGTGCTGGGATGCGAGCTTGGGGAGTTATCCGATCTTGCGGAAAAGTCCACCAGAGAGGTTGCGATCAGCAGCGTCTGCACAGTGTTTGCAGAGAGTGAAGTGATTTCCAGACTGGCGTCGGGAGAGACGACCGCAGATGTGGCGAGAGGCGCGCATGTGGCGATTTCAAAGCGCGTGGCCGGATTGTGCAACCGGATCCAGTATGAGCTGGAAATTGTAATGACCGGAGGGGTCGCGCTGAACGGCAATGTTGTAGACGCTCTTTCTATAGAGCTTGGCTATCCTGTGCATGTGGTGCCTCACTGCCAGGCGGCCGGTGCGATCGGCGCGGCGTTGTTTGCTTATGAATCGAAGAGAAAGTAGAGGTGTGAGAATGCCGTTAATGACAGGAGAACAATATATAGAAAGTCTGCGCAGACTGAAGACCAGAGTCTACATGTTCGGCGAGCAGGTGGGGAACTGGGTGGATCATCCGATCATCCGCCCGTCCATCAACAGCGTTGCGATGACCTACGATCTGGCGCAGGATCCGGAGTACGCGGACCTGATGACCGCGAAATCCTCCCTGACCGGCAAGACGATCAACCGGTTCACCCATCTGCACCAGAGCACGGACGATCTTGTTCGCAAGGTGAAGATGCAGAGGCTTCTGGGACAAAAGACGGGCGCGTGCTTTCAGCGCTGTGTGGGGATGGACGCGTTCAACGCGGTGTTCTCCACGACCTATGAGCTGGACGAGGCGAGGGGCACAAAGTATCACGAGAACTTTGTGAAGTTCCTGGAGATGATCCAGGACGAGGATCTGGTGGTGGACGGCGCGATGACGGACCCCAAGGGAGACCGGGGTAAAGCGCCCCACGCGCAGCCGGACAAAGATCTGTTTCTGCGGATCGTGGAGCGCCGGCCGGACGGGATTGTGGTGCGCGGAGCCAAAGCGCATCAGACCGGAGCGGTCAATTCCCACTGGCACCTGATCATGCCCACCATCGCCATGCGGGAGGCGGACGCGGATTACGCGGTATCCTTCGCCTGCCCCAGTGATGCGGAGGGGCTGTTCATGGTATACGGCCGCCAGTCCTGCGACACCCGGAAGCTGGAGGATCCCTGCTCCGTCGATGTGGGGAACAGCCGGTTCGGCGGACAGGAGGCGCTGGTGGTCTTCGACGATGTGTTCATTCCCAATGAGTATGTGTTCATGGCCGGGGAATATGAGTTCGCGGGCATGATGGTGGAACGGTTCGCCGGATACCACCGGCAGAGCTACGGCGGCTGCAAGGTGGGCGTCGGAGACGTTGTCATCGGCGCGGCGGCGCTGGCGGCGGAATACAACGGAGCGGAAAAGGCTTCTCACATCAAGGACAAGCTTATCGAGATGACTCATCTGAATGAGACGCTGTTCTGCTGCGGCATCGCCTGCTCGGCTGAAGGGCATCCCACCAAGGCGGGAAACTACCAGATCGATCTGCTGCTGGCGAATGTCTGCAAACAGAATGTGACGCGCTTTCCGTACGAAATCGTCCGTCTGGCGGAGGACATTGCCGGAGGGTTGATGGTAACGATGCCGTCCCAGAAGGATTTTGAATCGGAGCTGCCGGCGGGAAGAGGAGGAGAATCCGTTGGTGAGATCTGCCGGAAGTACTTTGCGACCCGGGAAGATGTGGATGTTGAGGACCGTCAGAAGGTGCTCCGGCTGCTGGAGAACCTGTGTCTGGGAACCGCCGCGGTGGGGTACCGCACAGAATCCATGCACGGTGCGGGATCGCCTCAGGCGCAGCGCATCATGATTTCCCGGCAGGGGAATATTCAGGGAAAGAAAGACCTTGCCAGAGCGATCGCCGGAATAGAAAAAAGATAGAAATGCGGTGCGGAAGCGTCGGAATGCATGAAGAGGGGCTGTCTCACAGTTGATTTAAATATCAGCTGGAGCGACGGCTCCTTCTTTTTGATAGTTGTGCGACAGCCCTCCCTTTGTTTTGCCGGGACAGCCGGAACAGTCAGGGCAGTGCCATCGCTTTCTCCTCGTCACTAACGTCCTCTGTGCGGTTAAAAATATAACAAAATGAATAACAATTCATAACAAGCAATACTTCGCCAATGAATTGTCAAGCTGTTTGATGCAGATTTAACAAGCGAACGAAGGATAGACGATTGTTTGTCATTTGACTATCGAAAATGCATAAAAATTCACAAAAACATGACTTTTTTTGAGATAAAGTACTTGCATTCTTCCTTTCGAGTGGTATAATGCAGAAAATTCAGGTACGGATATGAATAAATATAAAATCGTATCACAGAAACGAAGGGAGAATCAGTTATGTCGATGTATTATTATTTACCCGCGCGAAATGTTTTTGGCGAAGGAGCTGTAAAGGAGTGCGGCCGTCTGCTGGCCACCATGCATGCGAAAAAAGCGATGATTGTCACTGACGCATTTCTCGCCACGCAGCCGATGGCCGCAGATATTCAGGGCTATCTGAAGGATGCGGGAATCGATTCGGTGATTTTCGGCGGAGCAGAGCCGAATCCGAAGGATACGAATGTTGAAGCGGGACTGAAGGTTTTCAACAAAGAGCAGTGCGATGCTATCGTCACTCTCGGCGGCGGATCTTCTCATGACTGCGGAAAGGGAATCGGCCTTGTGGCCGCCAACGGCGGAACAATTCATGATTATGAAGGAGTTGATAAAGCGGCCATCAGTCCGGTGCCGATCCTTGCGATTAATACGACGGCGGGAACCGCATCGGAAATTACCCGGTTCTGCATCATTACCGATACCAGGAGAAAGGTGAAGATGGCCATTCTGGACTGGAGAGTCACTCCGGATATCTCCATCAACGACCCGGAGCTTATGATTGGCATGCCGCCGTCGCTGACCGCTTCAACCGGAATGGACGCGCTTACTCATGCGATTGAGGCCTATGTTTCCACGATGGCGACTCCGATGACGGACGCCACTGCGCTTCTGGCGATTACGATGATCACGCAGTACCTTCCGAAAGCGGTGGCGAACGGCGAATACATGAAGGCGAGAGACCGAATGGCCTACGCGCAGTATCTGGCCGGCGCTGCGTTTAATAACGCTTCTCTCGGATATGTCCATGCGATGGCTCATCAGCTGGGAGGCTTTTACAATCTGCCCCATGGCGTCTGCAATGCGATTCTGCTGCCGTATGTGGAGGAGTTCAATATTATCGGAAACCTGAACCGCTTCAGAGATATCGCGAGAGCGATGGGTGAAAAAGTGGACGGGTTGTCCACGGATGATGCGGCAGTGAAGGCGATTCGGGCAATCAGGCGGCTGAGCTGTCAGGTCGGTATTCCGGCGAACCTGAAGGAGCTGGGCGTCCGGCGGGAGGATTTCGATATCCTGGCTGAGAACGCCATGAAGGATGCCTGCGCGGCGACGAACCCGCGGAAGGCGACAAAGGAACAGATTATCGATATCTTCGAGAAGGCGTATGAGGGCGCGGCGCGGTAGCGCCCTCTCGCCCTCTGCTTCATCCATCGGGCTGCCTTCACCGGCAGCTCCGATGGTTTATTTCTTGTTTTTATTTACTTCTTTTTCAAGTGTTTTTACCGTGTCCAAATATGCTTCCTCAACCGGCGAAAGGGTCTGTACCTGCTCCCCTGTACTGCTAAGTACTTTATCTAATTGCTGTACATAGTCGCTCATGTGCATCAGATTATGACGCATCGCCTGAATTTCTGCGAAATCAAAATATCCGGAAACCAGATTGTTTAGTATCTTCAGCTCATCTTCATCCAGATAATTTTTTGCAATGCTAATATCGGCCCTCGCAGGGAAATCCCCTTTCCGGGTTATAATAGGTCATTTCTCTTGAAACTGTCCTATAATATTGGTCTGCTCATTAAACCTCGTCAGCGCTCGATTCCGTCCCGGGCTTCTACGCCCGCTTCATAATAGTGGCGGATCTCCTTCATTTCGGTGACCAGGTCTGCCTTCTCCAGCAGCCATTCCGGTGCGTAGCGTCCGGTCATGACCAGCTCGGTGCCGGAGGGCTTTGCCTCCAGAATGTCTTCCAGGTCTTCTCGCGTGATCAGATTGAAATACAGCGCGATGAATATCTCATCCAGAATCACCAGATCACAGCTTTCGGAGCGCAGTATCTCCAGCGCACGCTTTACGCCGTCACGGGCGGCCCGGATATCGGGAATTCCCGCGTCACGGTCCACGATGCAGCCCATGCCGAACAACTCGACCTGAATTTCCGGAATACGCTCCTTCAGAATGCCGATTTCGTGGTATTCCATGCTTTTCATAAACTGCCCGAGATAAACCTGAAGACCTGCGCCGGCCGCCCGAAGGGCCAGGCCTAGGGCAGCTGTGGTTTTCCCCTTGCCGTTGCCGGTATAAATCTGAAAATATCCTTTGTTCATGCTGCGTCCTCCTCGTGTTGTGTGTCGTGTCTGCGATGTGGTGCGCGCATCTCGGCGCCATGTGTCGCGTCTGCGATGCTCTGCGTGCATCCCGGCGTTGTGCGCTGTGCGCCGCGGTGCTGGCGATGCGGTGTGTGCCCGTACGTGAGGCTGTTTTTTTGTACATCACAAAGTATACCACAAAAAAATTATTTTGACTGATGTATACACTTATCGGGGAGGGTTTTGTGCTATAATGGAAATGTTATTTTGAAATCGCGGGCGGAATGGAACGCTGTGAAAGGGTATAAGGATGCATTTAAATATCGATGGCTATGAAATTAATTATACAATGACCGGAGCGGGGGAGCAGACTCTGGTGATCCTGCAGGGCTGGGGCACGGAGCTGACGGTGTATGATTCCGTCGCGGCCTGTGTATCAGACCGGTACCGCGTGGTGCAGTTTGATTTCCCCGGATTCGGAAAGAGTACGGAGCCGGCGGAGCCCTGGTCGGTGGAGGATTACGCTCAGTTTTTCATTAAATTCATGGATGCGCTGCAGATTCGCAGGGCGTCGCTTCTGGGGCATTCCTACGGCGGACGGGTCATCATCCGGCTGGCGGCGAAGGAGAGTCTGCCCTTTGAGATTGACAGAATCGTTCTGGTAGACAGCGCCGGCGTGCTTCCGGAGAAAACGGCGAAGCAGAAATGGAGCGTTCGCCGGTATAAATTCCTGAAGAAAATAGTCAGCATGAAGCTGGCGCAGGCGATCTGTCCGGAGCTCATCGAGGAGTGGCGGAACAGTCAGGGGTCTGCGGATTACCGGAACGCCACGCCGATCATGCGGCAGTGCCTTGTGAAGGCTGTCAACGAGGATCTGACGCCTCTGATGCCGAAAATCCGGCAGGATACGCTGCTGATCTGGGGGGATCAGGACGATGCGACGCCGCTTTCGGACGCGAAAATCATGGAAGAAAGGATTCCGGAATCGGGGCTGGCGGTGATCCACGGAGCGGGCCATTACTGCTTTCTGGAGCAGCCGCAGGTATTCCGGCGGATTATGCAGTCATATTTTCAGACAGAGGATACAGACAGAAAACAGATAGAAGAGAATCAATAGAAGAGGAGTAGGGAGCATGGAGTTTTTTCAGATCGTTGTTTCCATCGTGATGCTGCCGGCGTTTCTGCTGGTCATGCGATATAATATGCATATGTTCCAGCTGAACGGATATTTCAACGGTGAGCATCGGAGCTGGCTGAAGCAGAAGCACGGCAAGCAGCGCAGCCTGCTGTTTCTCTGTGTGTTCGGCGTGCTTTCCGCGGTTTTTCCGACCGCGCTGCCGCTGACCGCGCTGCTGGTGACAGCGCTGGTGGTTTTGCGGTATTATCAGTTTCTGAAGAAGATTAATACAAAGAAGAACATCGTCTACACCCATCGGGTGCAGCGGATGATCGGTGCGGATATCGTGCTGGCGGCTGTCATTGCCGCGGCGGCGGTCCGGGGATTGGGAATTTCTGTGCTTCCCGGGACGCTGGCGGTGCTCACGGCGCTGCAGATGGTCGTTTTCCTGTTCATCAACGTCCTGATGAAGCCTTTTGAGAAGATGATCAAGGGCCGTTATATCCGGGACGCGGAGCGGATCCTTGCGGCGAATCCGGATCTGAAGATCATCGGCGTCACGGGAAGCTACGGCAAGACCAGCGTCAAATTCTATCTGCAGACCCTGCTGTCCAGCCGCTTCAGCGTGCTGGTCACTCCGGAAAGCTACAATACGCCGATGGGCGTCGTGAAGACCATCCGTGAATCGCTGCGGTCCACCCACGAGATCTTCGTCTGTGAGATGGGAGCACGAAAGACCGGAGAAATCAGGGAAATCTGTGATTTCGTTCATCCGGATCACGGTCTGATTACATCCATCGGCCCCGCACATCTGGAAACATTTCATTCCATCGACAACATCGTGAAAACCAAGTTCGAGCTGGCAGATGCGCTGCCGGAGGGCGGAACGCTGTTTCTCAACGGAGACAATGAGTATCTGAGTGAAAACAGCGAAAAATATCCGAACGTCGTATTTTACCGGAACCATTCCGCAGGCGCAGGCTACTGCGCGGGGAATATACATTTGTCCCAGAAGGGAACGGAGTTCACGGTCACAGCGCCCTCGGGGGAGACGGAGAAATTTCAGACCCGGCTTCTGGGGGAGCATAATATCATCAACATCGCC
Protein-coding sequences here:
- a CDS encoding acetyl-CoA hydrolase/transferase family protein, encoding MSKDFGLFAPVNGIYDEYKSKLITAKEAASMVKSGMYLHFGLMNGIVVDIQEALAERTEELEDVTIIQTMWSYGEKPPVLKNDPHAEHFHCASTHLTKQERAANKDGNFWFLPVQFRENPKLHRECRPTYDIAFLQVAPMDASGNFNIGPQVAEYWGVFQNCDKIIVEVNENLIVTHGVGNYLNINQVDYIVEGSNTPMPTIGSKVPTDIDRRMAENIVEHLEDGATLQLGNGAFPNCVGSLIVDSNLKDLGCHTEMFVDAYLKLYEAGKLTNMKKGINQGKMTFTFAQGTEDLYKWMDNNPMMMSAPVDYVNNVDVIASNHKMTSINSCLQIDLFGQVNSESSGLQHIGGTGGQLDFVMGAFQSEGGKSFLCTPSTRTLKDGTVESLIMPTLPQGSIVSTPRSGVHYIVTEYGAVNLKGKTTYERAKLLISVAHPDFRAELEEEAQKMGIWPTSSKVMK
- a CDS encoding 3-hydroxyacyl-CoA dehydrogenase family protein, producing MIKKIGVVGAGMMGAEIALCFARSGYETMLNDISLEFAERGKQKIAGVMDKNIRKGRATEEDKQAALDRVHPTGALEDLADCDLIIEAVLEVWDVKKDVHQTLDKLCKGSTIIASNTSSMSISKLASCVGPDRKGQFIGTHFNSPASVMKLVEVIPGLLTEDETAEEVTELLEEIGKVPVRVKDVVGFGLNRIFHCMYGEACRLVEEGVCSVEDVDKICRYGLGHPMGIFALLDITGHDLNLEVDEILFEAYGDRFRPSPQLHRLVDSGRLGRKTGAGFYDYEEK
- a CDS encoding enoyl-CoA hydratase/isomerase family protein encodes the protein MAGVRLTKKDDGILVLSIDRPEALNALNRGIVDEIDEKIDEIEKDSGARCLILHSDKNFAAGADIKAMAECDEEGAKAFAFSPTYNRLAALRIPTVSAIEGYALGGGMELALATDIRIAGEGAKMGFPEVSLGIFPGAGGTIRAPRLIGAAFAKELIFSGEAVTAERALQMGLVNRVVPDDRVFAEAYRLAGKIARRGPVAVRRAKEVIDRGTAMNVESGIELEAAEWAKLFNTRDQKEGMQAFIAKRKPEFENR
- a CDS encoding 2-hydroxyacyl-CoA dehydratase subunit D translates to MSYRDIIAELTEAGLHPARTIAATQKETGKELVGCVPYHTPDEVIYAAGAVPVGLWGGAPEFKLADRYLQSFCCGLLRAVVEYSLNGTYDCLKAVVVPTFCDSMKCTLENLKLSMPEGIPVFGMSYGQQRKIKAGRDFTISEYKRIRREMEKLLGVVITDEKVEAAFGIYEDYRAAMRRFEREAARHPEIVSSRERMMIIKAGLFMDKALYTKKIEQICQGLEEEPEGTFDGKRVVITGIMAEPPEILEIFDESGLAVVADEMSLGSRLWRAPARNDVDDIYERMAYRYADTEADTFMYEPEKKRGQYMLKLAEQYNADAIVVMMMKFCDPEQYDYPIYKAELEAAGIPFLYMEVDQQTTGFEQLRTRIQSFCEMLM
- a CDS encoding 4-hydroxyphenylacetate 3-hydroxylase family protein; the encoded protein is MPLMTGEQYIESLRRLKTRVYMFGEQVGNWVDHPIIRPSINSVAMTYDLAQDPEYADLMTAKSSLTGKTINRFTHLHQSTDDLVRKVKMQRLLGQKTGACFQRCVGMDAFNAVFSTTYELDEARGTKYHENFVKFLEMIQDEDLVVDGAMTDPKGDRGKAPHAQPDKDLFLRIVERRPDGIVVRGAKAHQTGAVNSHWHLIMPTIAMREADADYAVSFACPSDAEGLFMVYGRQSCDTRKLEDPCSVDVGNSRFGGQEALVVFDDVFIPNEYVFMAGEYEFAGMMVERFAGYHRQSYGGCKVGVGDVVIGAAALAAEYNGAEKASHIKDKLIEMTHLNETLFCCGIACSAEGHPTKAGNYQIDLLLANVCKQNVTRFPYEIVRLAEDIAGGLMVTMPSQKDFESELPAGRGGESVGEICRKYFATREDVDVEDRQKVLRLLENLCLGTAAVGYRTESMHGAGSPQAQRIMISRQGNIQGKKDLARAIAGIEKR
- the rhuM gene encoding RhuM family protein translates to MITRKGDFPARADISIAKNYLDEDELKILNNLVSGYFDFAEIQAMRHNLMHMSDYVQQLDKVLSSTGEQVQTLSPVEEAYLDTVKTLEKEVNKNKK
- a CDS encoding acyl-CoA dehydratase activase, coding for MFLGVDIGSSSSKVAILDGDKNLRAVQIINLGTGTDAPVEARRRALEEAGITEAEIEAAVVTGYGRINYKKADRQITEISCHAKGVTYLAPNARTIVDIGGQDAKVIKLGEDGKVRNFVMNEKCAAGTGRFLEVMARVLGCELGELSDLAEKSTREVAISSVCTVFAESEVISRLASGETTADVARGAHVAISKRVAGLCNRIQYELEIVMTGGVALNGNVVDALSIELGYPVHVVPHCQAAGAIGAALFAYESKRK
- a CDS encoding cob(I)yrinic acid a,c-diamide adenosyltransferase, giving the protein MHAEHRRRDTWRRDARTTSQTRHTTRGGRSMNKGYFQIYTGNGKGKTTAALGLALRAAGAGLQVYLGQFMKSMEYHEIGILKERIPEIQVELFGMGCIVDRDAGIPDIRAARDGVKRALEILRSESCDLVILDEIFIALYFNLITREDLEDILEAKPSGTELVMTGRYAPEWLLEKADLVTEMKEIRHYYEAGVEARDGIER
- a CDS encoding 2-hydroxyacyl-CoA dehydratase subunit D, with translation MSEEGKKTSSRLLKEIQDNTYARAWEAKEKGEPVVWATSICPDELLNAMDLATVYPENQAGVIGARKEAMKFIDQAEGVGYGPDTCSYARVNMGYVDLQQSDSQDIPLPDLIFSSTNICYTVQKWYENLSKKLNIPMILFDMPFNHEYEVTDEATAYIRAQLEHAITQLEEFTGRKMDYDKLAHAMEINNETCEWWKKATDMGRFRPSPLDGFKMFNYMALMVANRSFEDSRDCFRLWYEELEQRKAEGKGPWSSAEEQYRIIWDGIACWPHLSTTYKLLKKYGINMVTSTYPQSWYKVYETNDLDGMARSYTGNYANRNLDFGETSMEERIKNFDIDGVLFHTNRSCKLMDFRTYEVQRRILAKTGCPSVVFDGDQTDPRVFSEGQYETRVQALMEMMDKYKEQKRKGEL